The Lasioglossum baleicum chromosome 12, iyLasBale1, whole genome shotgun sequence genome segment AATTGTTCGTTCTCAAAGCTCGGGCATTTCTAACGCGAAATGAAAGAGGTTCGTTGACATTTCGGATAGTTAATCGTTAATTCGAGCCACACTTTTCAACGAACACCACTGTCGTCGCGTGAGATACCCCTGACCAGTCCCGTAGCCTCGAGGCCGATCACGCGACTTTTCTTGACGTCACTTTATTATTTTCTAACCAATTCCTTCTGGTTTCAAACGCGGATAAACGAAGGATAACAATTCGAATGAAATCATGCGTTTTTCGGTGTGCTCCTCAGGAGTGATTCGATATACGTACATTAACGTACGAAAAGtacacatattctgaaaatcagAAACACAGAGGATTGTTCGTATGTATTTGTTGTTCATTGCGACAACCAATAAAAAGCACTTGGAACTAGAAAGCGACGAATGCATTGATTGGAATGCATCAAGAAAATACGAGACCATACGAGACTGAAAAAATCACCAGggaatatattgatgaaagtcGAAACCATATTTAGTTGTATGTACAatgaacaatttaaattatttttatttcaagtaTTTAAATAGATCGGTAATTATGAGAAACGTCAGTTTCCATTTAAACTATGTATAAGTAAACATGTTGTTCATcgtatttatattgtatataagTGAATTAATAATGTTAGACTATTTCATGAGGAACATATTTACATTCCTTTCTTTATGTTTATAAAAAGTATCTAATATTAGACATAGACGTATTACCGCTTCAACTGAAAACATTACAATTTCTACACTGAACGAAGTAGGAGTCAACGTATATATTCTCTGGTATACATTCTTAGATGataaatttatacatataattataaatttaacgtTTGTGTATCACTTCATATggtatgtatattttaattcatttgtATTTTTCTCAGCATTCAATATTTCAAGCATACACTTGCAATATAAGCTGCCTAATCGTTGAGCGaggtttattttttaaaaacactaAATTTTAATTACGTTACTTTACGATTCGAACAGTCGTATCTAATCGCTGCATTAAACGCACGTATATAGTTCTTTCActtatttatacaaaacttatacATATAGTAGCTTTGATGTACAAAATACTTTGTAGTAGCTATAAGGGGAAACGGagagaggaaatgagagtgCTCAAGTGCTCACTGCTCACGTGCTCACGCCTCACGTCACGCTCaggctcacgcccgggtttagcatggaacagaacctctATTTAGTCCCTTACCATCCCTTACCCATATTTAGCATGGGTATAGATTCTGTTCATGGCCATCGGAGTTGATCGGAGTTCATCCCCTGACAACCAGGCCTGCCATGAGCAGACCCCGCCTAGGGCGGAGAACGGGAAGAATACGGTCGAAGCTACGCTTCGAGCTGCTCAAGGCAAGATTAGCTCGATTTTTGACGAGCGTCTTCGCGCGCATTAGTGACTTGTTCTGCCGTCCGTTGGCGCAGGGCTTTTGGTCATGGGCAGAACGAAGGCTGAATGCTGGCGGCTGGACCCTGAATCTgcctttgtttaagagggcagcacgatcGCACTGATATGGCGGATCATATGGCGAATTCTGTTTTCCTcgttttttcgttttttctcCGGCGGTAGGATAGTCACGTGACAaaactagcaaataactagaatcttactagattttgggtcgaaaaaatgggtttgcGCCCTGACGTTTTTTGTCcatatttgagcaaatttttggctggctgagggctcattctaaagaggaaggttagatgcagtgcgctctggttatgattttaacgagattatgtttatatctaataatatgagcgcccaaagtagagaaaaaatctagaaaaacacccgcagatttcaatgcatttttctgtctctaaaagacttttttgactgatatcatgaccagagccgcgctgcatctaaccttcctatttagaatgagccctcagccagcccaaaatttgctcaaataaggacaaaaaacgTCAGTGCTcaaacccattttttcgacccaaaatctagtaagattctggtaactagcaaataactagaatcttttttgacgcgacggtgctgccctgtaaagCGGCATTTGCCACATCCGTACGACCGTGCTGCCTTCTTAAACAAAGGCAGATTCAGGGTCAAGCTGCCAGCATTCTGCCTTTGTTCTGTCCATGGCCAAAAGCCCTGCGTCTACGGACGGCAGAACAAGTCACTAATGCGCGCGCAGACGCTCggcagaaatgaaatttttggttGTCAGGATCCTGTCCATGTTACACCTGTTCTGTCTCTGTCTATACCGCTATGTATACTGACAAAAGTGATGGCAGAAAATAGCCCGGGTGTGAACACTTTCATAACATATCCTCCctgataatatatacatatttactatTAAGTGTAACAAAAGTAATTTGGACAGAATGCAATGATCTTTCTCTAATAAACTGGACAGGCGTTCGTGTTCAACGATTTTGCAGCACATGTtttagccaaccaaaatgtgtATAATTTGTCTTGCAccaattctcattttaagacgaacaaagaatggacattcagagaaatgttCTAATAtctttagaggaacattaacaaattgttgaaagaaatgtagtaaatgggtacccgggtACCTGGTTGGCTATATACAGAAGGATTAGGACGGTGTAGTACGTAGGACGTAGGTGTCCTACGGTAGAGGTAGGACATGTAGGATACATTTGGATACATTGATATTTTCCCTGTAAAGTCGCGCGATTCCGAAGTCGATGTCGAAGGCGCAGCGGGACGTTTCAAAGCGAAAAGACGAATTTTACCTTGGTCCTGATTGGCTGACAACTCGTTAGAGTCTCGTGATTGGTTGTGCAATCAGACGGTAGGGATGCATAAGGAACGTTACAGGGCGTCTCTGAATTGCGATGCAATTGCGATGCTACGGAGGAAACACTGTACAATGCTGTACAATCACTATATAGTCGAGCCGGGCCGGGCTGGTGTCACGATTAGTATGACGGTACAGAAAGATGCCGGTAGAGTGCACGTAGTATCATCTCTTATATATGTAGCATACAGTAGCATAGCATAGCAGTGTAGTAGTGTAGCAGTAGTTAATTATCGGTACTATCAGTCGCGTTACAACCAAGTACATAAAGCTCGACGACTGACTTTGTAGGAAGAATATCATAGTTTTCGGTACACGCGCGATTCTCGAAGGTATTTATTCCGTTCAGATTCGTCGATCGTTCACGATAGAAATTGAGTTTTCGGCAAATATATTTGAGTATAGAGCgaacgtcgaaatgaaaaagatTGTTTGTTGAAGTTGAAACTGGGCGTGTGGCACCGCCTTTTTCATTACCTGTCATTCGTACGTGTTGAGATGTTCTTTTATTATTCTATTTGTTACTGTTTACAAATGTAATATGACACGGATGTTGACTTTCTCTTCGTCGTGTGGTATGCACAGTGCACAGTTTCCGCGAGTTCCGTTTCAACGATTCTTGCGCTCGTATTTCGGGCTGTGTACTGTAACATATCAACAAAAAGCGGAAAAATCAAACGTACTACTTTGTGTGTCAGAAAACTATTCGGTGTCGTTACGATCGTAGCTATCGATAGTCTTCTGATAAGAACAATTTCGTTTTATGGTAGTGTATTGTGTTAACCTTTGTGTACATAGTATTTACGTATTACATATTTCGCTTCCTTTCTCTCTACCATCGAATATCTCGTTACGATGTTTTCTCTAGTAAAAAGTGACTGATCAATTACATTTTGACACTTCCATTCTTTAATGCGACTTTCTTGTCTGAAAATTAAGATTTCAAAGCGATCGGTAAAGACGTGATcgtttattatatatgtattatgtatatttatCGATCATATTCGATGGTTATTTTGATAACTGTAATTTGTTATGAGAAATTAATGAACCGTATTTCTTTGTACGAGATGAGTTGTACCGAGTTATAAATGgcaatacaatatatgtaaatatatattccTGACCTTGTTTTTAGATTTCTCACGCTGACAACAGTAGTTTCACATCCTGCCTTTCTCAACTTCCTTCGGTAAAGCTAATTTCTAAGAAAATTTATGGTTCAAAGAACTGAGGGAAACATTTGTTTGAATGCTTGTTCTTCTTTAACTGTAAACTCGTGTTTCttattcaatttaattgtttcatttaatttaatttaattcaatacCATCATTTCTTTTCAGATAAGTTTAATAACATGTCAAAGAAGCCAGGCAGCACCCCAGCAATGCATAAAGTTATAATGGTTGGGAGTGGAGGTGTTGGAAAGTCTGCTCTTACATTACAATTTATGTATGACGAGGTATACAAagtgtttaataattataaaaaggaAATAGAAAAGTTGTGACaatcaaaatattaatatatttttttcttgttgTTCCTGTCAGTTTGTCCAGGATTACGAACCCACAAAAGCAGATTCCTATAGGAAAAAAGTTGTATTAGATGCGGAAGAAGTACAAATAGATATTTTAGATACAGCGGGACAAGAAGATTATGCAGCGATTCGAGATAATTATTTTCGAAGCGGCGAAGGATTCCTTTGTGTCTTCTCTATTACGGAAGACGATAGTTTTCAGGCTACTCAAGAGTTTAGGTAAACAAGAACAATGTATATGTACACAAAGGTCTATGCACGCGAGTGAAGCATGCGATTATGTATGCGCAGAGAACAGATCCTCAGAGTAAAAAACGACGAGAACATTCCATTTCTGTTGGTGGGAAATAAAAGTGATTTACAAGAGAAAAGGAAGGTGAGCCTAGCCGAAGCTCAAGCAAGAGCACAACAATGGGGTGTACCATATGTAGAAACAAGTGCAAAAACAAAGGAAAACGTGGATAAGGTAATGGATAATTAAGCACTATCGCATCCTTTTACTTTGATATATTTACAAGTAGCATAAACGATAGGGATGTACCATAGAAAACAGTTTTATTCGGTacagtaattaatatttataacagtaTCTTATTAATAGGCAAGATAGTTATGCAATAtcgaatcgaagataaaaagtttgtaacatatatacatatcatTGGTATTTCCTTTACTATATTGATTCGTTATTGCCATAGGCTTTAGAACACAAAGAAACTGCATGAGATAAATGTTTATACAGcttaattttgcaatttattacacatattttgtttctttttctgtGCATATGTTATGTAGCTTATTCACGTGAATATCACTTTGTGAGATCGTATTGTACAAGCACCGAGTACACGTGTACACATTGCATATTTCTATTGATCGGTAAAGCACCTTTTTCGAGCCTTGAAGCTTTGAAACAGCATCGATTGCACATTTCCAGGTATTTTTCGATTTGATGCGTGAAATAAGTTCGCGCAAGATAGAAGACAAATCGGCAAGTAACGGTCGTGGAAAAGACCGAGCgaagaggaagaaaaagaaGTGCATTATTCTATAGGTTTGATGTTTTTTTAAGTATTGTTTTTTAATCCTTTATAATGAGCAACTGGACGATAATTAGAATTCCTATAAATACAGTattcttttcatttcttttatttattcatttattcactttttttttcttttttggagATATCAGTGAGTGAATATGTACGGATATAATCTTTAGCAGGTAACAATTATACCAGAAGTATCAACCTTCTGCAAGAGTGTCGTACAGGCACGTACAAAAGAAAAGGAGTTTTATTATATATCGCTTGCCAGATTAACACTTGCTTATGCCTGAAATACTGTGTGTATGCATGTATCACCTTATTTCAATACTCTTAAGTTGTAAAAGCACAGAATGACGATCTatgtatttttgtttttgatatTCAATGTTCGATTTAGAATATGGAACTTCTGGAATGATATTACGATCTCTGTTGCGAAATATGTAGCAAATATAGCCTGCTCTTACGCATGTTTATTCTAACAATGCAAATACTCTATATTACGTTTCTGTCCATTTTTATTTGTTGCGTACGAGTATTTCACTAATTATAGTAGTAAATCACATTAATCGATAGTAGTCGAATGAATAACAAAAGCAGAAAGTTTAATTCTAGCGCCAAACAGTGATGTTTAAAATTGATTAGATAATAATCTAACATATTATATTGAATTAATTTCATATCACGTAGGTAGATTAAAGCGTATATCAAAGACCGACGATCCTTGTTTATCATATTACAGGTATTCTTTGACTTAATGCGTGCAATAGTCGCACGCAAAGCACAGGAAAATCAAGGGGACGGAAACGAACGTAAGAAGAAAAGAAGCTGCTGCCGTTTGCTCTAACGAACATAAAACAATGTGTATAGTTTCTGTAACGGAACGTTCAACTCCTAATTATGAAACCTGAGTAAGAgaaatgatatatgtatatatacatatatacacatgGAAGTTTTCTAACACTTTACAGTGACACGACATTGAACAGATTTAATATTTACGTTGTGAAAACGTCAAGTTTAACAAACTATTCGTATTTATATATTCGAATAAGAGTTCGAAAATTTcaactctttcttttttcttttcctaaAGCAACTGATTCATTAATGGTGCACCGCTATTCCCAAATACATTCATCGTTACTGACTTACAACATAGATTTTGTTGTAATACAGAgtctaaaaaatgtttctagtAGAGCACAAATGTACTTTGTACAACggtgacatttttttttaaattttcatacacCATCAATTAGAGTGCTGAAATATGTACAATCATTGAAACTAACATTCAAAGAAAGTGAAGAtgtaatttattcaaaacagaGAATGTATGCGTACGTTCCGCGCGATATGTTCCATGACCACTGAAAAAGGTTACTCGataaaaaattacaaacatTATGAGCGTGCTGTAATTAACTTTATCTGCAAATAAAAGTACTATATCTTCACTAATACGTTTTGTACGTTTATTTGTAACCTTAAACGATTTCAGCACTCTTAAATGTTTACTCTACTGAAGCTTAACGATTTCGAGTTGCTTGAACTATCTGTTTCATGTTAGGAGAATCGCGATACTGTAAActgtaaaataatgaaaatgtgtggtaattcattttaaatttgctTCTTCGTTACTTGTTGTAATCCACAAGTCTCGTCATGTATACAGTGCGTAAACGTGTACAAACACAGAAAGGAATTTGTCACTCCTCTACAATTAAGATGCCGTTGTGTCTTGAACGAAGAAATACGGACGTCTATAAAATTGCAAGATTTATAAGAAAACCGTGTAAAACGGTTTAGATATGTTGCTTATACCGACGTAATCTTCGTTGGACTCGATTCAAAAGGCTCGTTAAGTTTGATTTTTCTTAATTACGCTATAGATTGAAAGATTCGTACGTGCGAGTACTTGAGATGTTCATTTAGTTCATTTATTTTGCAAGGCTTCGTGTTATATTTCTAGAACAAACTAAGAACACAGTTAAACACAAAGCACCGGGTCTACGAATGAATAGACTTCAATAGACTGATTGCATGATTaatgaatttttctgaaaaGACTTGAGCCTCTATGAGgtgcatttatttatgcaaaaatataataagaatgtcttgatattatatatatatatatatgtatatatacagggtgtctcattttaacaaataaatgggattatctCCAGAACTAATCATTAATTGAGAAAATGTTTCATATGGAACTTTTTCTGTTCCGAGAGGAATTTAATCCAGTGCCGCTATTTTGTTTGTAAATGTACGTATGAAGGACACATGAAGGtcatctttatttttttctggaATCATGTAATTTTGAGTGCACTATTCAAGTTACAATTATATCGCTATAAAAATGCCACGCGTCATAAAATACTACGAGAGTGTACacttacagtgagtgtaaaaagtattcgtgcaCTATTTAAAATAgagtaacttttttataattctaccaacgacctgatttttataatcaattagaagcattgatttacgaaatgatatgcaaaaaagatttcccaaaaattataatttacaaggttacatgcaaaaaagatttcccaaaattataatttagaaggttacatgcaaaaataaaaaaggcattttttaaaacttttttatttgggcccttaatgaaaatttaaaatatatgttttgtagatctatgttagttatacacacactgaaaatttaatcgaaatcggttgacgcaggaaaaagcgacacgcatcgaaagatgtacgattttgtggattttaagcagaaactgatcaaaagtcgtgtacaactacgattttcaccatttttaaccgcttgtagctcgtgtgtatgttaatcgatttcgatgaaattttcagcatgtgtgtaactactatagatctacaaaacatatattttcaattttctttaagggcccatataaaaaagttttaaaaaataccttttttatttttgcatgtaaccttgaaaattataatttttggaaaatcttttctgcatatcatttcgtaaaccaatgcttctgatTACAAAaattcaggtcgtttggtacaataataaaaaagtgattctgttttaaagggtgtacgaatact includes the following:
- the Rala gene encoding ras-like protein A isoform X1, yielding MSKKPGSTPAMHKVIMVGSGGVGKSALTLQFMYDEFVQDYEPTKADSYRKKVVLDAEEVQIDILDTAGQEDYAAIRDNYFRSGEGFLCVFSITEDDSFQATQEFREQILRVKNDENIPFLLVGNKSDLQEKRKVSLAEAQARAQQWGVPYVETSAKTKENVDKVFFDLMREISSRKIEDKSASNGRGKDRAKRKKKKCIIL
- the Rala gene encoding ras-like protein A isoform X2 encodes the protein MSKKPGSTPAMHKVIMVGSGGVGKSALTLQFMYDEFVQDYEPTKADSYRKKVVLDAEEVQIDILDTAGQEDYAAIRDNYFRSGEGFLCVFSITEDDSFQATQEFREQILRVKNDENIPFLLVGNKSDLQEKRKVSLAEAQARAQQWGVPYVETSAKTKENVDKVFFDLMRAIVARKAQENQGDGNERKKKRSCCRLL